In Candidatus Leptovillus gracilis, one DNA window encodes the following:
- the brxC gene encoding BREX system P-loop protein BrxC yields the protein MTKLTTIFAKPIQRHIEGVIKADDEASLQQEVEEYVLTNEVAKRLENFLYAYNNYQGANGVWISGFFGSGKSHLLKILALLLENRPVNGRSALDIFLPKCGDNEILRGDLKRAVATPSRSILFNIDQKADVISKTQIDALLAVFVKVFDEMCGYYGKQGHIAQFERDLDNRHLYAPFKAAYAQIAGIPWERGREQALLEGHNIAAAYAQTTAVSPTDATGILDKYRAQYKVSIEDFAAQVNDYVIRQGPDFRLNFFVDEVGQYIADNVKLMTNLQTIAESLATKCNGRSWIIVTAQEDMNTVVGEMGKQQSNDFSKIQARFATRMKLTSADVAEVIQKRLLLKNEAGVQGLTAVYAQQHNNFKTLFDFADGAQTYRNFRDRDHFIHSYPFVPYQFPLFQAAIQSLSLHNAFEGKHSSVGERSMLGVFQQVAVQIADHAIGDLATFDLMFEGIRTTLLAGVYTGIRVAEANLDNKFAVQVLKALFLIKYVKEFRATTRNLAVLLLPHFDADLPALRRRLEEALNLLEQQTYIQRNGEQYEYLTDEEKDIEQEVKNTEVESSAVADELGKLVFDNVLKVRKIRYEPNNQDYPFTRKLDDRVIGQASELTIHVISPFHEHTGNETILRAQAMGRDELLVIMVPNDRLVRDLTLYKQTDKYVTQNITIAQKETTRRILLDKQQQNQERYANLREMAQALLLTARLIVNGQELDISSSDAQTRLLRGFQELIARTYPNLRMLPGIVYKEEEVARYLQPESNLFGDNAATYSEAEQEMLAFINANQRNGLRTTLQTLSTRFERKPYGWYLAAIQCTLAKLCGRGKVELRRDSTPLENAALEQAIRNTHGYGNVILAPQIEFTGGQISQLRQFYAEFFDGPPLGNEPKALGVETARAFADMGQALAALRGQAAVYPFLTALDEPIEALKAVTGQPYTFYLLELRPREDALLDLKDGVIEPVRRFMSGTHKQIYDDARAYLQAQEANFSYVGKEEAGALYDLLTDPRCYQGNKMQQAKTLLDSLRQQVTARVQAERAQAAAKVDERWQRLAGMGEFNDLTAVQQTQLQQPFTTLKQRVEGQLLIAVIRDMLNQFDRDGYQSQLRQMTVWAAANTAPPPIAPSPGEKPRVVIEPRIEYVAQQTLHVPFSKAWLADESDVDAYLSLLKQTMLQAIQDGKRIQV from the coding sequence ATGACCAAACTAACCACCATTTTCGCCAAACCGATCCAGCGCCATATTGAGGGCGTCATCAAGGCCGACGACGAAGCCAGTTTGCAGCAAGAGGTTGAGGAGTATGTCCTGACCAACGAGGTCGCCAAACGGCTGGAGAACTTCCTCTATGCTTACAACAACTACCAGGGAGCCAACGGCGTCTGGATTTCGGGCTTTTTTGGCTCCGGCAAATCCCACCTGCTGAAGATTTTGGCGCTGCTGTTGGAAAACCGGCCGGTAAACGGCCGTTCCGCCCTCGACATCTTCCTCCCCAAATGTGGCGACAATGAGATTTTGCGCGGCGACCTGAAACGGGCCGTCGCCACCCCCTCGCGCAGCATCCTCTTCAACATAGACCAGAAAGCGGACGTGATCAGCAAAACGCAGATAGACGCGCTGCTGGCCGTGTTTGTCAAGGTGTTTGATGAGATGTGTGGTTACTACGGCAAGCAGGGGCACATCGCGCAGTTCGAGCGTGACCTGGACAATCGTCATCTCTATGCGCCTTTTAAGGCGGCTTATGCCCAAATCGCCGGGATTCCCTGGGAGCGTGGCCGGGAGCAGGCATTGCTGGAAGGGCACAACATCGCCGCTGCCTACGCCCAGACAACGGCCGTTTCCCCCACCGACGCCACCGGCATCCTCGATAAATATCGCGCCCAATACAAAGTCTCCATCGAAGATTTCGCCGCCCAGGTCAACGACTACGTCATCCGCCAGGGGCCGGACTTCCGCCTGAATTTCTTTGTGGACGAGGTGGGGCAGTACATCGCCGACAACGTCAAGCTGATGACCAACCTGCAAACCATCGCCGAAAGTTTAGCCACCAAATGCAACGGCCGTTCCTGGATCATCGTCACCGCCCAGGAAGACATGAACACCGTCGTCGGCGAGATGGGCAAGCAGCAGAGCAACGACTTCTCCAAAATCCAGGCCCGCTTCGCCACCCGCATGAAGCTCACCAGCGCCGATGTCGCCGAAGTCATTCAGAAGCGGCTGCTGCTCAAGAATGAAGCGGGCGTGCAGGGATTAACGGCCGTTTACGCCCAACAACACAACAACTTCAAAACCCTCTTCGACTTCGCCGATGGCGCCCAGACCTACCGCAACTTCCGCGACCGCGACCACTTCATCCACAGCTATCCCTTCGTCCCCTACCAGTTCCCCCTCTTCCAGGCCGCCATCCAAAGCCTCTCCCTGCACAACGCCTTCGAGGGCAAACATAGCTCCGTTGGCGAACGCTCCATGCTGGGCGTCTTCCAGCAGGTGGCCGTGCAAATCGCCGACCACGCCATAGGCGATCTGGCTACCTTCGACCTGATGTTTGAAGGCATTCGCACCACGCTCCTCGCCGGCGTCTATACCGGCATCCGGGTGGCCGAGGCCAATCTGGACAACAAATTCGCCGTGCAGGTGCTCAAGGCGCTCTTCCTGATCAAATACGTCAAAGAATTCCGTGCCACCACGCGCAATCTGGCTGTCTTGCTGCTGCCCCATTTCGATGCCGACCTGCCCGCCTTGCGCCGCCGCCTGGAAGAGGCGCTTAACCTGCTGGAACAGCAAACCTACATCCAGCGCAATGGCGAGCAGTACGAATACCTCACCGACGAAGAGAAAGACATCGAGCAAGAGGTTAAGAACACGGAGGTAGAAAGCAGCGCCGTCGCGGATGAACTGGGCAAGCTGGTGTTCGATAACGTCCTCAAGGTCCGCAAAATTCGCTACGAGCCGAACAACCAGGATTACCCGTTCACGCGCAAACTGGACGACCGTGTGATTGGGCAGGCCAGCGAACTGACCATCCACGTCATCAGCCCCTTCCACGAACACACCGGCAACGAGACCATCCTCCGCGCCCAGGCGATGGGGCGCGATGAGCTGCTGGTGATCATGGTCCCCAACGACCGCCTGGTGCGCGACCTGACGCTGTACAAACAGACGGATAAATATGTGACGCAAAACATCACCATCGCCCAAAAGGAGACCACGCGGCGCATTTTGCTCGACAAACAGCAGCAAAACCAGGAGCGCTATGCCAATCTGCGCGAGATGGCGCAGGCGTTGCTGCTGACGGCCCGGCTCATTGTGAATGGGCAGGAGTTGGACATCAGCAGTTCCGATGCCCAGACGCGCCTGCTGCGTGGTTTCCAGGAGCTAATCGCCCGCACCTACCCCAATTTGCGGATGCTGCCCGGCATTGTTTACAAAGAGGAGGAGGTGGCCCGCTATTTACAGCCGGAGAGCAACCTGTTTGGTGACAACGCGGCCACCTACAGCGAGGCGGAGCAGGAGATGCTGGCCTTTATCAACGCCAATCAGCGCAATGGCTTGCGTACCACGCTGCAAACCTTATCAACCCGGTTCGAGCGCAAGCCTTACGGCTGGTATCTGGCGGCCATTCAATGCACCCTGGCGAAACTGTGTGGCCGGGGCAAGGTGGAATTGCGCCGCGACAGCACGCCGCTGGAGAATGCCGCCCTGGAACAGGCCATACGCAATACGCACGGCTATGGCAACGTCATCCTCGCGCCACAAATCGAGTTTACCGGCGGGCAAATCAGCCAGCTGCGCCAGTTTTACGCCGAATTTTTCGATGGGCCGCCGCTGGGCAATGAGCCGAAAGCGTTGGGCGTGGAGACGGCGCGGGCCTTTGCCGACATGGGGCAGGCGTTGGCCGCTTTGCGCGGTCAGGCGGCCGTCTATCCCTTCCTCACCGCCCTCGATGAGCCGATTGAGGCGCTGAAAGCTGTCACCGGGCAGCCCTATACCTTCTACCTGTTGGAGTTACGGCCGCGCGAAGACGCCCTGCTCGACCTGAAAGACGGGGTGATAGAACCGGTGCGCCGCTTCATGAGTGGGACGCACAAACAGATATACGACGACGCCCGCGCCTATTTGCAGGCGCAGGAGGCCAATTTCAGTTACGTGGGCAAGGAGGAAGCCGGGGCGCTCTATGACCTGTTAACCGACCCCCGCTGTTACCAGGGCAATAAGATGCAGCAGGCGAAGACGCTGCTAGACAGTTTGCGGCAGCAAGTAACGGCGCGGGTACAGGCGGAAAGGGCGCAGGCCGCCGCCAAAGTAGATGAGCGCTGGCAGCGGCTGGCCGGTATGGGCGAATTCAACGACCTGACGGCCGTTCAACAAACCCAACTCCAGCAGCCCTTCACCACCTTGAAGCAGCGGGTAGAAGGGCAACTGCTCATCGCCGTCATCCGCGATATGCTCAACCAGTTCGACAGGGACGGCTACCAGAGCCAACTGCGCCAGATGACTGTTTGGGCCGCCGCCAACACCGCCCCGCCGCCCATCGCCCCCTCGCCAGGTGAAAAGCCCAGGGTCGTCATCGAACCGCGCATCGAGTACGTCGCCCAGCAAACGTTGCATGTCCCCTTCAGCAAAGCCTGGTTAGCCGACGAAAGCGACGTAGACGCCTACCTGAGCCTCCTTAAACAGACAATGCTGCAAGCCATTCAAGACGGCAAACGCATTCAGGTGTAG
- a CDS encoding DUF1819 family protein — MPVPDQNKGNLRLTTAVHYSMSFTTATLLSHESILVAELFVSLGDWDETRRHILADNRLQMRTTNAAKRIFSEVASRLRQLTPEQMAYMLTAERREQNYLLWLAYCKRYRFVYDFAVEVVQEKFRRLDLSLTYEEYDIFFNNKAEWHPEVARIAEATRKKQRQFLFKSMREAELLSDAGQIMPVFLSPHLIRLIAGDDPAHLAIFASQTL; from the coding sequence ATGCCAGTACCAGACCAGAACAAAGGTAATTTGCGCTTGACAACGGCCGTTCACTACAGCATGTCCTTCACCACCGCCACCCTGCTCAGTCACGAATCCATCCTCGTGGCGGAGTTGTTCGTCAGCCTGGGTGACTGGGACGAAACGCGCCGCCACATTCTGGCCGACAACCGGCTGCAAATGCGCACCACCAACGCCGCCAAACGGATTTTCAGCGAAGTCGCCTCCCGCCTGCGCCAGCTTACCCCAGAGCAAATGGCTTACATGTTAACCGCCGAGCGCCGGGAGCAGAACTATTTGCTCTGGTTAGCCTACTGTAAGCGTTATCGTTTCGTCTACGACTTTGCCGTTGAAGTGGTGCAGGAAAAATTCCGGCGACTGGACCTCTCCCTCACGTATGAGGAATACGACATCTTCTTCAACAACAAAGCGGAATGGCATCCAGAAGTAGCGCGGATTGCCGAGGCCACCCGCAAAAAACAGCGTCAATTCCTCTTTAAGAGTATGCGCGAGGCGGAACTGCTCTCGGATGCTGGTCAGATAATGCCGGTGTTTTTATCTCCCCACCTGATCCGCCTGATAGCCGGAGATGATCCGGCTCATTTAGCCATTTTTGCCAGTCAAACCTTATGA
- a CDS encoding DUF1788 domain-containing protein, which yields MKDIATRPISERFQHLLQIIASQRFLQKQGLGNEVPFFICPFDPQETVAMQKMAHQLANRLGQQGVRVLEIDLYDLCIELLQARGIWERLGQVEESVSKDQFKELLQGVLDPESHLVPAIAAKMGQQAFDVLFITGVGEVFPYIRSHNVLNNLQSTAKEQPTLLFFPGKYTQSLETGASLDLFGLLHDDKYYRAFNIYLTEI from the coding sequence ATGAAAGATATAGCCACCCGCCCCATCTCCGAACGCTTCCAACATCTGTTGCAGATCATCGCCAGCCAGCGTTTTTTACAAAAACAGGGGTTAGGCAACGAAGTGCCTTTTTTCATTTGCCCCTTTGACCCCCAAGAGACAGTGGCGATGCAGAAGATGGCCCACCAGTTAGCTAACCGCCTGGGGCAGCAGGGTGTGCGCGTGCTGGAGATTGACCTCTACGACCTCTGTATTGAACTGCTGCAAGCGCGGGGCATTTGGGAACGCCTGGGGCAAGTGGAAGAGAGCGTCAGCAAAGACCAGTTCAAAGAGCTGCTGCAAGGCGTCCTCGACCCGGAGAGCCACCTGGTCCCGGCGATTGCCGCGAAAATGGGGCAGCAAGCGTTTGACGTTCTGTTTATCACCGGCGTGGGGGAGGTGTTTCCCTACATCCGCTCGCACAACGTCTTGAACAACCTGCAAAGTACAGCCAAAGAGCAGCCCACCCTCCTCTTTTTTCCCGGGAAATACACCCAATCGTTGGAAACCGGGGCGTCGCTGGACCTTTTTGGTCTGCTTCACGACGATAAATACTACCGCGCCTTCAACATTTATCTCACCGAGATCTAG
- a CDS encoding WYL domain-containing protein, with translation MIDRNWDALKRPLLILNHLRQGPADKQTLIRAVGHIMSDAYPETNDKAQSRTFERDIENARLRLLATIEWQPRLRQYVLHDPGPFVQTELSPEGLTGLAFLKDSFTTSEEIQRVIRPLLDWVEQTMPPEQMRQMAHQQAPIHLNIQRISQGEIHPEVWRKVIYAIKQRRIITFSYASPFHEKSEARRHTVEPYAHYFRGGHFYLRAYCLRWVAPNGFEDGHFWANPYRLDHILPDDLDLLGTFVIRQQPQPRQQIRYKLSPRIVRGGISRYFAEMVVSEPDEEGWAEVTAYTDNEFEAFRTLLAYADQCVVLSPSSLVERMKQVAQSFNAFYGETAPSLPANETE, from the coding sequence ATGATTGATAGAAATTGGGATGCTTTAAAACGGCCGTTGCTCATCCTCAACCATTTACGGCAAGGGCCGGCCGATAAACAGACGCTGATACGGGCGGTGGGCCACATCATGTCCGACGCCTATCCCGAAACCAATGACAAGGCCCAAAGCCGCACCTTTGAACGGGACATCGAGAACGCGCGGCTGCGCTTGCTGGCAACCATTGAATGGCAGCCGCGTCTGCGCCAGTATGTGCTGCACGATCCGGGGCCTTTTGTGCAAACCGAGTTATCACCGGAAGGGTTAACTGGCCTGGCGTTTCTCAAAGATTCGTTTACTACCAGTGAAGAGATACAGCGGGTGATACGGCCGTTGCTGGACTGGGTCGAACAGACAATGCCGCCAGAACAGATGCGGCAGATGGCGCATCAGCAGGCCCCTATCCATCTAAACATCCAGCGCATCAGCCAGGGAGAGATTCACCCGGAGGTGTGGCGCAAGGTCATTTACGCCATCAAGCAGCGTCGGATCATCACGTTTAGTTATGCCTCCCCCTTCCATGAAAAAAGCGAGGCGCGTCGGCATACGGTGGAGCCATACGCCCACTATTTCCGCGGCGGCCATTTCTATTTGCGCGCTTACTGCTTGCGTTGGGTCGCGCCCAATGGATTTGAAGACGGCCATTTCTGGGCCAATCCCTACCGGCTGGACCACATCCTACCGGATGATCTGGACCTGCTGGGTACGTTTGTCATTCGCCAGCAGCCCCAACCCAGGCAGCAAATCCGGTACAAATTATCGCCCCGGATTGTCCGAGGTGGTATCAGCCGCTACTTTGCGGAAATGGTCGTCAGTGAACCGGATGAAGAAGGGTGGGCGGAAGTGACTGCTTACACGGACAATGAATTTGAAGCATTCCGCACTTTGCTGGCTTATGCGGATCAATGTGTTGTCCTGTCTCCATCCAGCCTGGTTGAGCGGATGAAACAAGTGGCCCAATCGTTCAACGCTTTTTATGGGGAAACAGCGCCATCTCTCCCCGCCAATGAGACGGAGTGA
- the pglX gene encoding BREX-1 system adenine-specific DNA-methyltransferase PglX, giving the protein MNTKPLEKFAQTARRQLHEQVRARLEQALRTDSPELRAKARVVAELNKQIAHSSRQAVVEQVAYTWFNRFCALRYMDANHYTRLGVVSPAAGFTQPEILQEAKAGNIDPDLAPFVDSQRVFDLLSGRSPAANPQQEAYRLLLVASCNQYHAAMPFLFEPIDDYSELLMPDDLLSASSLLQQTREALTDDACEDVEVIGWLYQFYISEKKDEVIGAKKAINPDDIPAATQLFTPHWIVRYLVENSLGRLWLLNRPNSRLAEQMEFYIAPSDGHSREGGNPVDSRLRGSDTQGPESLRVCDPAVGSGHMLTYAFDLLYAIYEEEGYNPADIPRLILQQNLTGLEIDERAAALAAFALTMKARAKDRRFFRRGVAPNIVTLRPIAFTEAELDAEVAVLAPFLNPSFPRMRESTGATGEGMDARPTPSRGQALRGHDKEKGGHDKVAGGHDTQLNPSFPRMRESTGATGQEMDARIRGHDMAEALREDLRHDLALFREADNAGSLLRPRLSAAQLTQLHDRLSAPANTGQLSLFNEERRKKARQAIAQAIPLAQQYDVVIANPPYMGSKNQNATLKKFLGDNYADVKADLFSAFTVRIMEMTRKGGSIGMMTPFNWMFLSSFEKMRQMILDNYTLTSLVRPEFHAFFDSAFVTICGFTLLADHLPNYKGAFIDLQAFYGADVQPVKALEAIQNPDCGYFYRAAATDFKKIPGSLIGYSASSRSIGNFTQMPTLGEVLETRVAMATGDNNQFLRIWYEVNSETIGYGLTTEIEGILSGKKWFPCQKGGEYRTWYGNNSHIVNWQNGGEAIKSLSDPDTGRIRSHNYNGDFAFREAITWSSISSTYFGVRYTGPGFLFVTGGSAGFPKNSSAEIITALLCSKVAAHYINMLSATMNIEAGTVASIPYAAEVDVDEIAKNSIQVAKLDWDSYETSWDFTTMPLLAARQPGATLAATYTALRQQWQAATLDMQRLEEENNRLFITAYGLQDELTPEVPLSEITLTCNPHYRYGSSQLSVDSSQLAFFTNNQQLTTINFSPGEAGRNSASSPTRCANSSATPSAACSAATPWTNPASSSPTRAKPLRITSINWPLSLSCPRRRASIKAWIPAFAGMTRWRAWGSGDLRSQGAGQTPPQFTIHNSQFIIHNSPPTKTTPSPCWTATGSATTSPNASRNSCASPSARRITKKIWPSSKPPWGATSAATSCATSTTIISRPTKNGRSTGCSAAPKAASTSSSTCTATGQTPSPSSSTTTCANSAPNSQRGKATWKGSASAPPPPPATRRKRSKKSPPSRKPSRNSATTKTTSSTPSPPARCKLTWMMGCW; this is encoded by the coding sequence ATGAACACCAAACCCCTCGAAAAATTCGCCCAGACCGCCCGGCGGCAGCTACATGAACAGGTCCGCGCCCGGCTGGAACAGGCGCTGCGCACCGACAGCCCCGAACTGCGCGCCAAAGCCAGAGTCGTGGCCGAACTGAACAAACAAATCGCCCATAGCTCCCGCCAGGCGGTGGTGGAGCAGGTGGCCTACACCTGGTTCAACCGCTTCTGCGCTCTGCGCTACATGGATGCCAACCACTACACCCGCCTGGGCGTGGTCTCGCCGGCGGCGGGCTTTACCCAGCCCGAAATTTTGCAGGAGGCGAAGGCCGGGAACATAGACCCCGACCTGGCCCCCTTCGTAGACAGTCAGCGCGTGTTTGACCTGCTTTCCGGCCGTTCCCCCGCTGCCAACCCACAGCAAGAAGCGTACCGGCTGCTCCTCGTCGCCAGTTGCAACCAGTACCACGCCGCCATGCCCTTCCTCTTCGAGCCGATTGACGACTACAGCGAACTGCTGATGCCCGACGACCTGCTCTCCGCCAGTTCCCTGCTCCAGCAAACGCGCGAGGCGTTGACCGACGATGCCTGCGAGGACGTGGAGGTGATTGGCTGGCTCTACCAGTTCTACATTTCCGAGAAGAAGGATGAGGTGATTGGCGCCAAAAAGGCCATCAATCCCGACGACATCCCCGCCGCCACCCAACTCTTCACCCCCCACTGGATTGTGCGCTATCTGGTCGAAAACTCCCTGGGGCGGTTGTGGCTGCTGAACCGGCCCAACTCCCGTTTGGCGGAGCAGATGGAATTTTATATCGCCCCCTCCGATGGTCATTCCCGCGAAGGCGGGAATCCAGTGGACTCCCGCCTTCGCGGGAGTGACACGCAAGGCCCCGAATCCCTTCGGGTCTGCGACCCGGCTGTTGGCTCCGGCCACATGCTCACCTATGCCTTTGATTTGCTTTACGCCATTTATGAAGAGGAGGGGTACAACCCGGCCGACATTCCCCGGCTGATTTTGCAGCAGAACCTGACCGGGCTGGAGATTGATGAGCGGGCGGCGGCGCTGGCCGCTTTTGCCCTGACGATGAAGGCGCGGGCCAAAGACCGCCGCTTTTTCCGGCGCGGCGTGGCCCCGAACATTGTCACGCTGCGCCCCATTGCCTTTACTGAGGCGGAGTTAGATGCGGAGGTGGCGGTGCTGGCCCCCTTCCTCAACCCGTCATTCCCGCGAATGCGGGAATCCACAGGTGCGACGGGTGAAGGCATGGATGCCCGCCCCACGCCTTCGCGGGGGCAGGCACTTCGCGGGCATGACAAGGAGAAGGGCGGGCATGACAAGGTGGCAGGCGGGCATGACACACAACTCAACCCGTCATTCCCGCGAATGCGGGAATCCACAGGTGCGACGGGCCAGGAGATGGATGCCCGCATTCGCGGGCATGACATGGCGGAGGCGTTGCGCGAAGACCTGCGCCACGACTTGGCCCTGTTCCGCGAGGCCGACAACGCGGGTTCCCTGCTGCGCCCCCGGCTGAGCGCGGCGCAGTTGACCCAACTCCACGACCGCCTGAGCGCCCCCGCCAACACGGGACAACTGAGCCTGTTCAACGAAGAGCGACGCAAGAAGGCGCGGCAGGCCATCGCCCAGGCCATCCCCCTGGCGCAACAGTATGACGTGGTGATTGCCAACCCGCCCTACATGGGCAGCAAGAACCAGAACGCCACGCTCAAAAAGTTTTTGGGTGACAACTATGCGGATGTGAAAGCTGACCTGTTTTCTGCCTTTACGGTGCGAATTATGGAAATGACGCGCAAGGGCGGCTCTATCGGCATGATGACGCCCTTCAATTGGATGTTCCTCAGTTCCTTTGAAAAGATGCGTCAGATGATTTTGGATAATTACACGCTGACCAGCCTGGTAAGGCCAGAATTCCACGCCTTTTTTGACTCCGCTTTTGTGACGATTTGCGGCTTTACGCTGTTGGCTGACCATTTGCCCAATTACAAAGGGGCGTTTATTGATTTGCAAGCGTTTTACGGGGCGGACGTGCAGCCGGTGAAGGCGCTGGAAGCCATCCAAAACCCGGACTGCGGCTACTTCTACCGCGCCGCCGCCACCGACTTCAAGAAAATCCCTGGCTCCCTTATTGGTTACTCTGCTAGTTCGCGCTCTATTGGGAACTTTACTCAAATGCCGACTTTGGGTGAAGTTTTAGAAACTAGAGTTGCTATGGCGACTGGCGATAACAACCAGTTTCTACGTATTTGGTATGAAGTAAACAGTGAAACAATAGGTTATGGTTTAACTACAGAAATTGAAGGTATTCTTTCTGGCAAAAAATGGTTCCCTTGCCAAAAAGGCGGAGAATATCGTACATGGTATGGGAATAATAGCCATATCGTAAATTGGCAAAATGGGGGTGAGGCAATCAAATCCTTGTCCGATCCTGATACAGGTCGAATCCGCTCACATAACTACAATGGAGACTTTGCATTTAGAGAAGCAATAACTTGGTCATCTATTAGTTCAACATATTTTGGGGTACGGTACACTGGCCCCGGTTTTTTATTTGTCACAGGTGGTTCAGCAGGATTTCCTAAAAATTCATCAGCCGAAATTATCACGGCTCTTCTTTGCTCTAAAGTAGCTGCACACTACATCAACATGCTCAGTGCAACAATGAACATTGAGGCAGGGACAGTCGCATCTATACCATATGCGGCTGAAGTAGATGTTGATGAAATTGCAAAAAATAGCATACAAGTTGCTAAACTCGATTGGGACTCCTACGAAACCTCCTGGGACTTCACCACCATGCCCCTGCTCGCTGCCCGGCAGCCCGGCGCAACCCTGGCCGCCACCTACACCGCCCTGCGCCAGCAGTGGCAGGCCGCCACCCTGGACATGCAGCGCCTCGAAGAAGAAAACAACCGCCTCTTCATCACCGCCTACGGCCTCCAGGACGAACTCACCCCAGAAGTCCCCCTCTCCGAAATCACCCTCACCTGCAACCCCCACTACCGCTATGGCAGTAGTCAGTTGTCAGTTGATAGTAGTCAGTTAGCCTTCTTCACCAACAACCAACAACTAACAACCATCAACTTCTCCCCCGGCGAAGCCGGCCGGAACTCCGCCTCCTCGCCGACACGATGCGCGAATTCATCAGCTACGCCGTCGGCTGCATGTTCGGCCGCTACTCCCTGGACAAACCCGGCCTCATCCTCGCCAACCAGGGCGAAACCCTTGAGGATTACGTCCATAAACTGGCCTCTCTCTCTGTCATGCCCGCGAAGGCGGGCATCCATAAAGGCATGGATTCCCGCATTCGCGGGAATGACACGGTGGAGGGCATGGGGGAGCGGCGACCTTCGGTCGCAGGGAGCGGGGCAGACACCCCCCCAATTCACAATTCACAATTCACAATTCATAATTCACAATTCCCCCCCGACAAAGACAACGCCATCCCCATGCTGGACGGCGACTGGTTCAGCGACGACATCACCGAACGCTTCAAGAAATTCCTGCGCATCACCTTCGGCGAGGCGCATTACGAAGAAAATCTGGCCTTCATCGAAGCCGCCCTGGGGCGCGACATCCGCAGCTACTTCCTGCGCGACTTCTACGACCATCATATCAAGACCTACAAAAAACGGCCGATCTACTGGCTGTTCAGCAGCGCCAAAGGCAGCTTCAACGTCCTCATCTACATGCACCGCTACCGGCCAGACACCGTCTCCATCGTCCTCAACGACTACCTGCGCGAATTCCGCGCCAAACTCACAGCGCGGAAAAGCCACCTGGAAGGGGTCAGCGTCAGCGCCGCCGCCACCCCCCGCGACAAGACGCAAGCGCTCAAAGAAGTCGCCGCCATCCAGAAAACCCTCCAGGAACTCCGCGACTACGAAGACAACATCCTCTACCCCCTCGCCACCCGCCAGGTGCAAATTGACCTGGATGATGGGGTGCTGGTGA